The following coding sequences lie in one Lolium perenne isolate Kyuss_39 chromosome 2, Kyuss_2.0, whole genome shotgun sequence genomic window:
- the LOC127328247 gene encoding pirin-like protein gives MVNTHLEIEASRSPFIYPSHPPLLSSRATTKMLRHSSSSSSSSPIYTALARLTRLKLNSKRLLSSTAPSRKTSSTTPLLILILLLLLILVVSAVFLLPATTMSSSAPTAPFKNPRAVVRKLLSEAQSEGHGATVRRSIGRHELRSLDPFLMLDEFSVSKPAGFPDHPHRGFETVTYMLDGAFTHQDFSGRKGTIRTGDVQWMTAGRGIVHSEMPASDGVQKGLQLWINLASKDKMIEPRYQELQSKDISRAEKDGVEVRIIAGEAFGVRSPVYTRTPTLYMDFTMQPGSQLHQPVPAGWNAFVYVIEGEGSFGREGAAPAAAHHCLVLGADGDGLSVWNGSGAPLRFVLAAGQPLKEPVVQQGPFVMNTRAEIERATEDYYYGRQGRT, from the exons ATGGTCAACACCCACCTGGAGATCGAGGCGTCTCGATCCCCATTTATTTACCCCTCCCATCCACCATTGCTCAGCAGCAGAGCGACGACGAAGATGCTGAGGCActcatcttcatcatcttcttcttcccctaTTTATACGGCACTCGCCCGTCTCACCAGGCTCAAGCTCAACAGCAAACGTCTTCTCTCCTCGACAGCGCCTTCCAGAAAGACAAGCTCCACCACCCCGCTCCTCATCCtaatccttctcctcctcctgatCCTTGTCGTGAGCGCCGTGTTCTTGCTCCCAGCCACCACCATGTCTTCGTCTGCCCCGACGGCGCCGTTCAAGAACCCCAGGGCGGTGGTCAGGAAGCTGCTCTCGGAGGCCCAGTCCGAGGGGCATGGCGCCACCGTCAGGCGGAGCATCGGCAG GCACGAGCTCAGGAGCCTGGACCCGTTCCTCATGCTCGACGAGTTTTCGGTATCCAAGCCCGCTGGGTTCCCCGACCACCCCCACCGAGGATTCGAGACCGTGACCTACATGCTCGAT GGGGCCTTCACCCACCAGGACTTCTCCGGACGCAAGGGCACCATCAGAACAGGAGATGTTCAG TGGATGACGGCCGGCCGTGGCATCGTGCACTCGGAGATGCCGGCGTCGGACGGCGTGCAGAAGGGCCTGCAGCTCTGGATCAACCTCGCCTCCAAGGACAAGAT GATCGAGCCGCGGTATCAGGAGCTGCAAAGCAAGGACATAAGCCGCGCCGAGAAGGACGGCGTGGAGGTCCGGATCATCGCGGGGGAGGCGTTCGGGGTGCGGTCGCCGGTGTACACGCGGACGCCGACGCTCTACATGGACTTCACGATGCAGCCGGGGTCGCAGCTCCACCAGCCGGTCCCGGCGGGGTGGAACGCCTTCGTGTACGTGATCGAGGGGGAGGGCTCGTTCGGCCGGGAGGGCGCCGCGCCGGCGGCCGCGCACCACTGCCTCGTGCTCGGCGCCGACGGGGACGGGCTGAGCGTGTGGAACGGGTCCGGCGCGCCGCTGCGGTTCGTGCTGGCGGCGGGGCAGCCGCTGAAGGAGCCGGTGGTGCAGCAGGGGCCGTTCGTGATGAACACGCGCGCGGAGATCGAGCGGGCCACGGAGGACTACTACTACGGCCGCCAGGGGCGGACCTAG